Within Flavobacteriales bacterium, the genomic segment GTTTTTAGCTCTGAGCATACAAGGAAGTTATTTAATTACCAATTATTTTTTTAATAAAATTAACGCCAACTTAAAGCAAAACATTGAAGAAACCATTGATTTATGTGAATCATTAACCCACAAAATTGATTGGGACAAAGAAGGTCATCTTAAACACATCAACTTTTATAATGTTTACGCCATTTTCCTCATTTTATCTAACCAGGAAAAAAAGGCCATTAAATTAATTGAAACCACACTACACCATTACCAACAAAAGTCGTTTAAGAAATTGTACGATGGTTTGTTTGTTATTTTAATTATGGCGTACATTAAAGCAGAAGATTTTGACAAAGTAATAGACTCTTACAATCGTTATAAAAAACTCACTAAAGATGAAATTAGCATTGTAGAGAATGATTTAATTATTAAAGCACTCTACTACATTGCTCAATTAAAAATTCAAGCTAAAAATCAATATCAGCAAAAACTAGACAATGTAATTACTGATTTAAAATCGGACCCCAAACTCAAAAACAATTTATTGCTTATTGAGCGTACCATGAACTCATTGAATGTTTAGTTTAAAATTGAAGCCGATTGATTAATTCGAAATCTTATAAAACTTGACTTTGTCAGAAAAATGCATTATCTTCGTTTATTAACCGAATCTATCGCATTAAAACGCGACATAGACAGGCGTTAAGTAATATAGAACTATTCAATTGAAACTATATGATTAAGAGTACTAGGCTTCTTTTGTCTATTGTTATTGTTTCGATGACAATACTTTTAACATTTACAACTTCTTGCAATCATACTAGACTGATTAATATCTCCAAGAAGGAAATATCTGAGTTAGATACAGTTTATTATCAAAAGTTCGTCCAAAAGCTTTGGGACACGGAATGGATATTTTATGATAAACAGATTTGTCAAATGAGAACAGAGTTAATTGGTAAAAAGACTTATACAGGAACTTGGAAAGAAGCCCAAGACACCTTAACCGTAAACTTTTTCTACGGAAAAAAAGTAGCAAATGAAAGAAAATTCTATATCAACCCGGAAAATAATAAATTGATCGAAATAAGAAACTAGGAAAACATGGCTTAACTTTCCTTTTTCTGTAACTTTATTGCAACTAACCATCGGTCGATTCTTTCCTTCGGACGAATCGCCACGATTGTTTAGCCTAGAACGATAAACGAAAGAATCAAAAAACAATATCGGTTTTCTTTTTAAATACTTCCATTTACCAACATTAAAACTTCGAATAAACTTTCATTGTAAAAAAGTAACTTTGCCACATGGCATTTCAATTAGTATCCGATTTTAAACCCACTGGCGACCAGCCCGAAGCAATTAATCAATTGGTTGCTGGTTTACAAAACAACTCCAAAGCGCAAACCTTATTAGGTGTTACGGGTTCTGGTAAAACATTTACCATTGCCAATGTAATTGAGCAAGTTCAACGACCTACGCTAATTTTAAGCCACAACAAAACGCTTGCAGCACAATTGTATGGCGAGTTCAAACAGTTTTTCCCAAACAATGCGGTAGAGTATTTTGTATCGTATTACGATTATTATCAGCCTGAAGCTTATTTGCCTGTTACCGATACCTACATTGAAAAAGACATGTCGATTAACGACGAAATTGAAAAATTGCGTTTAAGCACCACTACTTCGCTTTTATCGGGGCGTCAAGATGTTATTGTGGTTGCTTCCGTTTCGTGTATTTACGGTATTGGAAACCCTGCCGATTTTGAAAAAAACATTGTAAAAATTAAGGTGGGAGATGTAATTCCTCGCAACAAATTTTTATTGCAATTGGTGCAGAGTTTATACTCTCGTACCGAAAACGATTTTCAGCGTGGTAATTTTCGAGTAAAAGGCGATACAGTAGATGTTTACCCAGCTTATGCCGAAATTGCTTACCGTATTTATTTTTTTGGTGATGAGATTGAAGAAATCGAATCGTTCAACCCCATTGATGGAAGTAAGTTGGAAGAATTTAAATATTTGAATATTTATCCCGCCAACATCTTTAACACAACTAAAGAATCGATGTTTGATGCCATACACGAGATTCAAATTGACCTTGGTAAACAGGTAGAATATTACAAAGAAATTGGCAAACACCTTGAAGCAAAACGATTGGAAGACCGCGTAACTTACGACATGGAAATGATGCGTGAATTGGGTTATTGTTCTGGTATTGAAAACTATTCGCGTTATTTCGACAAGCGTCCGCCAGGTTCTCGACCGTTCTGTTTGTTAGATTATTTTCCAAAAGATTTTTTAATGGTTATCGACGAAAGTCACGTAACCGTTTCGCAGATTGGAGCCATGTATGGTGGCGACCGTTCTCGTAAACAAAATTTGGTAGAGTATGGTTTCCGTTTACCTTCGGCAATGGATAACCGACCATTAAAGTTTGAAGAGTTTTATTCATTAATGAACAATACTATTTACGTAAGTGCAACTCCTGCCGATTTTGAATTGAAAGAAAGCGAGGGTATTGTGGTAGAGCAAGTTATTCGTCCAACAGGATTATTAGAACCTATTATTGATGTACGCCCAAGCTTAAATCAGATTGATGATTTGATGGAGGAAATTACCATTAGAGCGGAAAAAGACGAACGCGTTTTGGTTACCACACTTACCAAACGTATGGCTGAAGAGTTGGATAAATATTTCGATAACAATGGTATTCGTTGCCGATATATCCATTCGGAAGTAGATACCATTGAGCGTGTTGAAATTTTACGCGATTTACGATTGGGCTTGTTTGATGTTTTGATTGGAGTAAACTTATTGAGAGAAGGTTTGGATTTACCAGAAGTATCGTTAGTAGCTATTTTAGATGCTGACAAAGAAGGTTTTTTACGTTCTGAACGTTCGTTAACTCAAACTGCCGGTAGAGCTGCTCGTAACATTAATGGAATGGTAATTATGTATGCCGATAAGATTACCAAATCGATGCAAAAAACCATTGACGAAACCAACAGAAAACGCGAAAAACAGATTCAATACAATTTAGACCATAATGTGCTTCCAATGGCATTGAACAAATCGAAGAATGAGATATTAGGTCAGACCAAAGTGATTGATGATGTTTATGATTACAACAACATTGACCAACAACCAAGCATTGCTGCCGACCCAATTGTTCAGTACATGAACAAAGACCAACTTCAAAAATTATTGGAAGAAACACAGAGCAGAATGAAAAAAGCTGCAAAATCGGAAGACTTTATGGAAGCTGCTCGTTTACGTGATGAAATGATGGAAATTTCGAAGATGATTAAGAAGTAGTTTTTTGTGTATAGTATTTAGTGTTTACATAGGTATTCGTTTCTAATAACCACAAACAACGAAACACTATACACCAATTACCAATAACTATTTCTTACTAGCATCAAACAAAATAGCTTTCTCCTCCCCTGTTAAACTATCATAACCCGATTTAGAAATTTTATCTAAAATGGCATCTATTTTTTGTTGATTGGCTTTTTTCTGTTCGTTAAATTGGTAATCATCTCTCGACTTTGGCGATTTGTACACCACTTTCATTTTTCGTTTAAACGAAAACAAGCCTTTTAAACTATCTAAAAATCGGTTAAATCCTGCCGTTAAATCTTTGCCTTTTTGCAATTGAGAAATGTAAACAAACCCAAACAAAGCTCCACCCAAATGTGCAATGTGCCCACCAGAATTTCCTTTAGGAATACTGATAACGTCTAACACCACGTAGATTAATGCTATGTATTTTAGTTTTACATTTCCTAAAAAGATTAATCGAACTACAAAATTAGGAACATAAGTAGCTGCAGCAATTAACACTGCCATTACTGATGCCGACGCTCCTAAAGCAAACGACAATGACGTTTGTTGCTCAAAAACAGGTAGTACATTAAACAACAACACATACAACAATCCACCCGATAAACCACCCAACAAGTAAGTAGAAAGTAATTTTTTATTGTTTAAAAATTGAAGAAAAATTTGCCCACCAAAATACAACACCAACATGTTAAACAACAAATGAAAAATTTCCTCGTGTAAAAACATGTAAGATAAAATTGTCCAAGGTCGGTAAAGTAACTTCGTAACATCCGATGGCAACGACAACCAATACACCAACTGTTGTATGCCGTTTTCGATATTGAAAAAATACAACAACAAGCCAATAATGTTAACAGCTAAAAACACCAACACATTAATAAAAATCAA encodes:
- the uvrB gene encoding excinuclease ABC subunit UvrB; the protein is MAFQLVSDFKPTGDQPEAINQLVAGLQNNSKAQTLLGVTGSGKTFTIANVIEQVQRPTLILSHNKTLAAQLYGEFKQFFPNNAVEYFVSYYDYYQPEAYLPVTDTYIEKDMSINDEIEKLRLSTTTSLLSGRQDVIVVASVSCIYGIGNPADFEKNIVKIKVGDVIPRNKFLLQLVQSLYSRTENDFQRGNFRVKGDTVDVYPAYAEIAYRIYFFGDEIEEIESFNPIDGSKLEEFKYLNIYPANIFNTTKESMFDAIHEIQIDLGKQVEYYKEIGKHLEAKRLEDRVTYDMEMMRELGYCSGIENYSRYFDKRPPGSRPFCLLDYFPKDFLMVIDESHVTVSQIGAMYGGDRSRKQNLVEYGFRLPSAMDNRPLKFEEFYSLMNNTIYVSATPADFELKESEGIVVEQVIRPTGLLEPIIDVRPSLNQIDDLMEEITIRAEKDERVLVTTLTKRMAEELDKYFDNNGIRCRYIHSEVDTIERVEILRDLRLGLFDVLIGVNLLREGLDLPEVSLVAILDADKEGFLRSERSLTQTAGRAARNINGMVIMYADKITKSMQKTIDETNRKREKQIQYNLDHNVLPMALNKSKNEILGQTKVIDDVYDYNNIDQQPSIAADPIVQYMNKDQLQKLLEETQSRMKKAAKSEDFMEAARLRDEMMEISKMIKK
- a CDS encoding rhomboid family intramembrane serine protease — protein: MQNPFIADIKNQYKNGSVLIKLIFINVLVFLAVNIIGLLLYFFNIENGIQQLVYWLSLPSDVTKLLYRPWTILSYMFLHEEIFHLLFNMLVLYFGGQIFLQFLNNKKLLSTYLLGGLSGGLLYVLLFNVLPVFEQQTSLSFALGASASVMAVLIAAATYVPNFVVRLIFLGNVKLKYIALIYVVLDVISIPKGNSGGHIAHLGGALFGFVYISQLQKGKDLTAGFNRFLDSLKGLFSFKRKMKVVYKSPKSRDDYQFNEQKKANQQKIDAILDKISKSGYDSLTGEEKAILFDASKK